A region of the Jaculus jaculus isolate mJacJac1 chromosome 10, mJacJac1.mat.Y.cur, whole genome shotgun sequence genome:
tctccagccccgaaatctCCATTTTTAATAGCTAATGCTGTGTAACTTTTCTTTGCAGTTTTGATTCAAAATGTTCATTTCTCATAAATCAAATGTTTAGTTTTTCTATATTGTTAAAAATCTATTCTTGAACCCATGTAAAATTTATTTGGGCATGTAGAGTAAGATAATGACCTAAAATAGTTTgaatttttggttttgctttttcagCTAGCTAATCAATTGCTTTAGCACTCATTAATGAGAAACTCTTTCAGGCCTCAAACCAAACATCTGTACTGTATTCAAGCCTCCTCTGTCCAAAATAGAACCCTCACACCTTCCTACGAGTTTCTCTCCCTCAATTCACCCAAAAGGTGTAATTCTAACAGACTTAACAGAGGGGACAACTTGTGTGCCAgtgtgttcaattctccaaggcCCCCTGGGTCAGGAAATAGACAAAATACATCATTAACAGAGACACAAAATGAAATCATGGGTGGTAAAGGAGGGATGAACCTCTTCATGTTTGCAAGAGAGAATGCCCGAGCAGAAAATATACCACTAGTTCCTTGGGACAATGGCTGGTCCTGGGACCCCCTGCAGACACCTCGAATCCCAGCCTCCTGTAGACCAGGCGGAGAGGCCAGCACAAACCAAAGGAAACTCCTGCCCAACAGTCAGTGCTAAGATTGTTTTTCTAgcactaaatttctttttttatataatttatttacttatgagaaagagagaaaggaaaaaaaaaaaacaaaaacgggcacaccagagcctccagccagtgcaaacaaactccagatgcacgagccacctcatgcatctggctttacgtgggtgctggggaatcaaattcagtccttaggctttacaggcaagcaagcaccttaaccactgaaccatctctccagcccagcactaaATTtcttagtgctttttttttttttttccctggctGGGTTATCTGCTAGCAAAAATCATCAAGCAAATAGAAAGTTAGCATTAATGGAACCATTTAAACTGCTTCCTCCGCGGCTTATGGGACATGCCGGTGCCTGAACTCACATTTTCCTGTCACAATCTCCTGTAGCCTGCTGGTCAAGCTGTTTTAATTTACACAGCAGAAGGTGTGTGCAGACGTCTCAGCACTCCGTAGACTCTGGGTGATGGGGATGGCCACCCACAGAGAAAGAACGCTATCATGCTCGAGTCACTACCACCAAGTGATCGCCTCCCAGCAGGGCCCACATGGCCCAGTTTTGAAAACTTACAATGTGGACTCATGCTTCTGCCAAAGGAAATACGACACATTTCCCTTTACTCTTcccttttttgtttctgtgaGGGCCACGCCCAAACCATGAACACTCTAATCTTAAACATGGTCTGCCAGAAAAGACTTTAGCCCGGGCTGGCAGCCATTCACCCTGGCTCTGCACCCGGCCAGATACTATTGTCCTGGATGCATTCTGCTGGCATGATCTTCCTGGAGTCTGTCTCCCTGGGCGTGCGGACGATCTTCCACACACCCACCCGCATTCCCGCGTCACTGCAGCCTCcgttccctcttctctctcaccatcacTGCCTCATCCCCGTGACCAGAGCAGAGACGTGCGCTTGGCATGTGCCAGGAAGAGGTCTGCTAGTGAGAGCGCTCACTCAACTTCAGCTTCACAAAGCCTCCCCGTGCAGAACGCGGCAGTCACGCAGGGCAGAGACGTGTGGAGGTGGCATTGATGGTCTGGCACCACACGGCTGGTGGACAGTCAAAGACTCAAAGCCAGGTCATTGGGACCGTGCTTGTCACCACCGTACAGCTTCTCTCTCACTGGGGTGACAAGACCCCAGAGTCACCGTCTGCAAACATACAAGAGGACACCCTGGACTCCAACACTGTGGATCCTTCTAGAAGTCCGCTGAGGCCAGCGGTGGCCCAGGGTTTTACTTTTTTGAACTTCGTTTTTTCCGTCTGTAATGAGAATCACTGAGGCATTACTTACTGGGTAATATTTTAGGTGTAGTGTGTAAATTACTTTAACTTCCATAACGTCTACAAAATCATGATCATGCTATACCCATCTTACAGATTAGAAAACTAGGGATGTGCCGTCTCTAAGGCTTTGTGGCTGGGAAATGGAAAAGGAGCTTGATTTGAGCCCAGCAGACAAAGCTGAGGCAGGCCCACTGCACAGAACCATTATCTTCACACTCCAACACAGCAAATGAGAAGCATGGCCACAGGTGGGTATCATGTTTCAATGAGGAGGTGCTGTAGGCTGAGGCTGGAATCAAGCTCTGGTACTTGGAGCAATTAAAATGGAGCCATCAGCCTCGGCCTCAGGGTAGGCAAGTTCCTCACACTTACTAGGCTTGTTTTGCGCTCGGAAAATGGAGATGAAAAATGGGGAAATCTACCTCTGGTGGTGGTTTTGAGAAAGTGCCAGCTAATAGCTGTGACCTGTGACAAGTTAGCACAGGGCGTGGCCTCTGGTGGTCACTGTGAGAAAGTTCCTTGAGAATGTCTGCGAAGGGTCAGCTGGGGCCTGACACAGGGTCTGAGCTCAAGAGATGCTGAAATCTgttttcaatactttttttttttttaattttggtttatcgaggtagggtctcactctagcccaggctgacctggaattcactatgtagtctcagggtggcctcaagctcatagcgatcctcctacctctgcctcccaagtacagggattaaaggtgtgtgccaccacacccggctcctgtgttttcaattatttatcACCTCTCAGCATCCCGGATTCCTTCTCAGACCCTCCTACTGGCTGAAGACGTCTCAAAGCAAGATCTCCAAGCTGCCTCCCTATGACGTTCTTAAATCATTCATGGAAAGAAAGGCCAGGAGGCGTCTTTGGAACTGATGGGACTTGCCTGCTTCTTCTTTTAAGCAACAAAAGGGAAGCTGTGAGTTCCTGGGCAGGCCTCAGTGACGTGACAGTCACTGTTGTGGGCAGTGCTGGGCAGGACAGGCGCCTGCTGCCATGCCTCAGCCATCACCATGGTCTCAAGTGGTCCCACAGTGTTCAGCCCTTGAAGTTGCAGGCTTGGCTGGTGTGTCTGAGGAGAGAGATGAACCTTGTATAGAACTTACATTTAGGAGCTGGGAAGAACCtttttatatatattcttatttatttgagagagacagagaatgggcacaccagggcctccagccactacaaatgaactccagatgcatgcgccactctgtgcatctggctaacgtgggtactggagaactgaatctgggttctcaggctttgcaggcaagcgccttaactgctaaaccatcactccagcccaagaacttttttttttaattacttatttatttgagaacaacagagagagagagaaagaggcagatggagagagaatgggtgctccagggcctcccgccactgcaaacaaactccagacgcatgcgcccccttgtgcatctggctaatgtggtttcctgaggaatcaagcctcgagccagggtccttaggcttcacaggcaaacgcctaaccactaagccatttctccagccctccagcccaagaactttttataaaagaaagagagaaggagagccaGGACAGAGAAGCAGGTGAAGAAAATAAAGAGGGAAGCACTTACAAGAAGCTAAGTGTGCCTTGGGTGGCAGCGAGGGTTGGGTGTAAAACAGGAAAGATGGATTTGTGGATGAATGGATAGTAAGATAGATGATAGGTGATAACAGACACGTCCTGTCCCTCACGGAGTTACATTCTGTTGGGGTGTGGGAGAGTAAATGAAGTTCCACAGTGGTAAGTGTTATGGAAGGATGGGGAGTCCTAGGAATGGAGCATTATGGATGATGCTACAGTTTTCAGTGTCCACAGTGCTAACTAGGGGACTCCTCCCTAAAGAGACATTTAAGCGGAGCCCTGAAGGAGGTGAGCACAGGAGACCCATGGCCAGCAGAAGAATCTTCCTGATAAGAGGAATGGAAGTAAAAGAAAAGTTCTGAGTTTACCTGAGGTTTGTGAGCAATACCAGAGAAGCTGCTGTGGTGGGAATCGAGGGTGTGAAGAGCAAGAGTCCCAGAAGTCCGAGAGGTAGGGATGTGTAATGACACATGGAGCAGGAAGAAGGTCAAAGGACTTTTAATGTCGCCCAAGAAAAGAGAGCTCCGAGGTAGCAACGGCCCTTCTCCCTTCTTGGTAGCCAACTCCAGAGTCCATGGACACCTGCCAGCAGAAGACTTGACATCCATTCAAATGCTCCGGCGTCTGGTTGGCGGCGTCCTAAAGAGGGAACGCTTGAGGCGACATTCTCTAACTGCATTCCGTTCCTCTCGGGTACACCTTGAGGGCTTATGAAACGTGGAGAAGGGCATGGAATTTCACGGGTGGTGAATGACTGATCTAAAAGACAACATGGGAGTGTTCTGTGAGGACAGGCTTAGCAGAGAAGGCAAAGTCCATGAGAAAGTTCAGAGTGGAGTTAGTCAGGTGGCGAGCTCCAGTAAGCACTGAAAAGCTAAATAAGCCTGACTGTCTATAGTCTGGTGTGATGCATGAGACACAGGTAAGGATGGTGGAAAGAACAGAATGGGGGAGGGTATTTGTTTTTGTAGAAGACAAAAGTGAAGGGAGTTTTATGAGACATCTCCAATACTGAGAAATACTGTTATTTTCACTTGTCCTTCCTCAGTGGCCAAGGGCCTTCAGGACCagatgttgtttttattttttatttatttttttattaattttttatttgagagtgacagacacagagagaaagacagagggaagccgggcgtggtggcgcacgcctttaatcccagcactcgggaggcagaggtaggaggatcgccgagagttcgaggccaccctgagactacatagtgaattccaggtcagcctgagccagagtaagaccctacctcgaaaaaccaaaaaaaaaaaaaaaaaaagaaagacagagggagagagagagaatgggcgcgccagggcttccagcctctgcaaacgaactccagacgcgtgcgccccctcgtgcatctggctaacgtgggacctggggaaccgagcctcgaaccggggtccttaggcttcacaggcaagcgcttaaccgctaagccatctctccaaccctgttgtttttatttttattcatttatttgagtgagagagagaaggagagaatgagcacttggcccctgcaaacaaactccagacacatgcaccactttgtgcatctggctttacatgggtaatggggagtcaaacctgagctgtcagactttgcaaagaagtacctttaactgctgagccatctctcaaagcCCCCCAACATTACATTTTAagccatttttttgaggtagggtcttgctctaacccagactgacctggaattcactatgtagtctcaggacagcctggaactcacagtgatcctcctacctctgcttcccaagtgctgtaattaaaggcgtgcgccaccatgcccagcttcgaaattacatttttaaaaagcaaaagatgGACTGAGAAGGCTTGCCAGTTacgagtgcttgctgtgcaaacacgaAGGCCTAGGAAGGCCTCAGACCATGAAgaaagtttgattcctcagcaccaatgtaaacagctaggcatggccacacacgtcTGTAACCCCAACCCTGGCTAATGGAGGGGGAGGTATTCTGAGACTAGGGAATCATTGCTTGCtgacaacaacaaccaaaaagcaaatcagcagctctgggttgactgagagattctgtctcaaggaaacacatggtcAAGCAAAACGAAGAGGACACccgatattctcctctggcctccacatgcatgtacacagggCGCACGCCTCTGCGTGCACACGTCACATACTATATATaccctatacacacacatgcacacacacaaaaaaaggcaaaagaaccCATggcacagaagaagaaatatagatggtcTGCACACACTGGAAATGCTGCGTTTCGCCCTCTCTGAAATAATACAGTGACGATTAAATGACTCAAGAATATGCAGCAAAGGCTGCAGTCCTACAGACCCAgcttctcaggaggctgagggaagacaGTCCCCAGAGCTCAGGAGCACAATGCCAGCTTGAGCAATCATAAGAcctggagaaaaagagagactatCAGCTGCTAACAGGATTAAACTGATGCAGAAACATTCACTCCAGTATCACTATACAATTAAGAAATAagtgtgtagggctggagggatggcttagccgttaaggcatttgcttgcgaagccaaaagacccaggttcggttccccaggacccacattggccagaggcacaagggggcgcacgcacctgaagttcgtttgccatggctggaggccctggcgtgcccattctctctctctttttctctctctccctctttctctgtcaaataaataaataaaaatgaaaaattttttaaatttttttaaatttatttatttgagagtgacagacacagagagaaagacagatagagggagagagagagaatgggcgcgccagggcttccagcctctgcaaacgaactccagacgcgtgcgcccccttgtgcatctggctaacgtgggacctggggaaccgagcctcgaaccggggtccttaggcttcacaggcaagcgcttaaccgctaagccatctctccagccctgaaatatttttttaaaaagaaataagcttgTAAAGCATAACGTAGAGATATATAAACTATAATATAGCCCGTGAAACCCTTAAAAACAACTTCTAGGACAAGAGAAAGCACTTGAGCTATCCTTGTGCTCACCGTGGAATGCAAGCATCCACGGATGCCTCCTGGCTGTGCCATAGCCAGATCTTACAGGCTGTTTTTAGTCTTCCTCTGCATTTTCATatgttttcagttttctgcaATTAGCACGTACTGCCTTATCACAAACAGGAAAAGGCTCATTTAAAAATGGCCATGGTGACTCAGCAGGCTCCTCCTTTGCCCTCTGAAGGAAGCACAGGCTTACCATTGCAAGGAATTAAAAGGCTCATTGTGGTGAGAACGTGATTACCAGGGCTGTTCAGAAACAAAAAGCACAGAGTAGGCTGCTGGGCCAGCTAGGAGAGTGTCATGGGGTTTCCAGCCAAACATCAGATACTATCTATGGGGCACTATTAGGAAAAGGAGCAAAGACCACTCACCAACCTCTCTATgccaagttctttttttaattttagagacagagagagagagagattgggccctccagagcctcaaccactgcaatcgaactccagatgcttgcaccacctagtaggcatgtgcaaccttgtgcttacctcacctttgtgcatctggcttacatgggatctggagagttgaacatgggtccttaggcttggcaggcaagcaccttaaccgctaagccattgtgttaagcgcttgcctgtgaggcctaaagaccccagttcgagcctcgattccccaggacccacgttagccagatgtacaagggggcacatgtgtctggagcttgtttgcagtggctggaagccctggcgcgcccattctctctctctctctctctctctctctctctctctctctctctgcctccttctctctgtctgtcactctcaaacaaataaataaaaataaacaaagaagtcaTATGAACATCCCAACTCTGCTGGGAACACGTGACACAAACACGGCCCCTCACTCGGAAGTTCTGCTGTCTCAGCATGGACATAACACACGCATGTAAAAAACTCAAGGATAACACGGGACATTTCacttattcattaaaaaaaaaattcttactacCATCTGTCATTCTCGCGATATAACAGACAGCAAAACAGAGGGTGCTTGTTCCTCAGAGACATTACATTCTTGTGGAGCTTACACTCCAGTTTCTGGCTGACCCAAGGGTGGGCTGAAGAAGTCATGAAGGAAGGCTCCTGGTCTACAGGAGGATTTAGAGGTAGGAGTAGCCAAGGGTGAGCTGATGGGAGTAGATACAGCCTAAGCAGAAGCAAGGAGGACATAAGGGACCCAGCAGAGTTCAAGGTCAAAGACACATCAGGTGGCAGAGAGGCTGAAACAGCAGACACAGGAGCTCGGGCTGAGCTCTGCATGTGAGAAGCCAGGACGGTCCTCTCCTCACGCGCCGGGCCCTGagctccatgggctggggtcttaCTCTGTTCCGCTCTGCACGGAAAACCTCCCAAACGTCAGGCACCGTGGacattggaggtcagcctggactacagagcgagaccctgccttcaaaGGTCAGTGGAGAGAAAATGAGGAAGTCAAACACAaaggcttctgggctggagggatggcttagcggttaatgcacttgtctgcaaagccaaaggacccaggttcgattccccaggacccatgtgccagatgcacaaggggggcgcatgcatctagagttcgtttgcagtggctggaggccccggtgtcattctctaactctccctctctctctgtctccaataaatagattaaataaataaaagcaaaggctTTGGGTCTCTGGCAGGAGCTGCAGGGAGCTGGTTGATGCAGCTCTCCTCAGGAGACACAGTCATTTTCTAACCCAACTCCTGCTTCAATAGCAAGATGCTTGATcgtggttttgttttgctttttgagggtctcaccctaggccaggctgacgtggaattcactatgtagtctcagggtcaggatggccttgaactggcagcaatcctccttctacctccccagtcctgggattagagacatgcacgaccacacccagctaatgttttgtttgtttgtttttttgtcttgtttttttaacCTAAGCACACAGGATTCaaacaggaaagagagagcatTTAAACAAAGCCCCACGTCCTCTCAGCTCCCATTTAGTAAACTCCTGGGCAGGGCAAGCCAGGCAAGATGGATTTCCTATACACTGCTATATAAACAGCCCTCACCTCAAAAATCCATCCCACAACCTAAAATACCTAACCTTGCTAGAAACAGATGTAGCATTTTTATACAACTTGTTCAATATGCAAAGCCATTCACCTCTGCTGGGAATTTCCCCATACCATGACTAGACAGGGCACAGCTTTCCGTCATCCCCATTTAGCGGCAGTGATGGACGTCTGGACAGAAACACCTGTCCATCTTGATAAATCTGTGGCAAGCACATTGCTTCATGAATCTCCAATATATTTAAGCAGCATATTTGGTTTCTTAGGCCTCTAGAgttacctttttttctttaatatttgcttatttgcaagcagagagagagacgagACAGGCACAATGGGCACACTggagcctccagcagctgcaaacaagctccagaagcatgtgccacttggcgcatctggctgtacacaggtactggggaattgaacccaggttgatgggttttgtaggcaggcaccttaaccactgagccatccctccaaccccctccAGAGTTTTTAATGCAAAACAAGCAGCTTTACCTCAAAAAggagagtttattctggagccagatATGAGTGGAACACAGATTCAAATTTACCCCAAACGCCATGCTCAAATGAggtaacaatttcatgaagtttttatagttacagGATAAAACAAGGTCATAAACCAAGGCACATTTCAAGTATACTGGTGGAAACGTCAGGTATTTTGGTTCCAGCACAGCAGGGAAATCTCTGTATAGGCTCCAATGTCAGCTGATGACATGCTAAGTAAGACTTTGgtttggtggaagctggtggtcgcTTAGTACATTCCAGAAAGGTTTCACCTGATCACCTGATAAccacaaggatgttaggtcagacacagaggtgggccgCAAATGGCTATTAAAGAGCTAAAGATAGCCCgagataatttggctctgattctgcaacattccatctctccaccATCTACAATTCTGTCAGCCAGCCAAGGCAGCCAGTCTTGAAGGATGTGTGAAATGGCACAACTGTTCAAGGAGACTTTAGTAAGCGTCTGGGAAGGGCAGCAACCAAGACTTCCACCCACTGAGATGATCCTTGCTGAGCTCCGCTGCAGGGGAAGCCAGGACCACTCAGTGCTACCAGGGGCTGAGTGGAGACAGGGGTGTCAGACTTGCCTGGAGCCTCACCTCTCACCACGCTGCCAACAGCCAGCCCCTGGTGGGCCACACACGTCAGTCAAGTCCGCGCTCCGGGTGCACACGGGTGTGTTTTCAGCGCGCTGCAGCTCGTTTGAACGTGAGCCCAGGCTGAGGATCTGTTCGGGGATGCATTATCACCCTGCTCTGGGAGATTCTTAGACAAGATCCGGCCTGTGGTGAAATCACATCACAGCGTTCATTGCTTTTAAAATGTCTGCTTTCTTCCCTGACATCAGTCTCTATTCCTAGAAATTCAGAAagtgtctttcttttggttttgatttttcaaggtagggtctcactctggtccaggctgacctggaattaactctgtagtctcagggtggccttgaacacatggcggtccacctacctctgcctcccgagtgctgggattaaaggcgtgcgccaccacgcccagcatcagAAAGTATCTTTTTAAGAGGACAGGAGCAGGGAGAAAGGACTGGACACTCACTGGTGTGACTTCCCCTAGGTGcaaaggacaggagagatggcgcTCCCCAGGCTGTGGCGGCTTGGCCACCTGCCCTTTGTGGGCATCATGCTCCTTGTGGTGCTGGCTCTCTGCCTGATGGTCTACGCTCTCCTCTGCAAGGCTGGCAACATCATTGACCTGCCCAACCTGAGGATCGGCTTTTACAACTTGTGCGTGTGGAATGAGGACCTGGGCTCCCTACAATGTCACCAGCCCcgtgagctggaggccctgggggtgTCTCAGGTCGGCCTGGCCCTGGCCAGGCTTGGCGTGTACGGGGCACTGGTCTTCACCCTCTTTGTGCCTTTGACTCTCCTCCTCGCCCAGTGCAACGGTGACGAGGGGGAGTGGCAGCTGGCAGTGGTCTTCCTGGCGATGTCCTCCATGCTACTGGCCGGCGGCCTGGGCCTCTTCCTCTCCTGCATGTGGAAGTGGGTCAGGCTCTCCCTCTTGGGACCTGGCTTTCTAGCTCTGGGCCTGGCCCAGGCCTCACTAATCCTCTTGCTGATGGCCACAGTTATGTTCCCGCCAAGGGACAAGGCCAAGGGCAAGCTTGAGAGCTGCTAGTCTTAGCGAAAGGTTTATGTGATTGCAAGGGTTCGGTTCCAGCCATAGTGACAGAAGGTGCCAGACAACCAGTGAGAGCACGCCTTCTCTGCTGTCTTGTTCCATAGCCAATGCTGGTCTCAGGCTCCAGCGGAAGGAACCACCCGCTGAGTAGTAGGGGCTACGGGGTCCAGCAGACCGAGGCAGCGTGGGTGGCTGGGCAGATGGAGCTGCAGCTCCTTAGTGTGGATCATCCGTCCTTCACAATTCTGGAGGACTTGGAAATCCTGCAGCTCATTCTCACGTGAATTCCTGCTTTAATTAACCAAGATAGGCAATTCCTACTGTAGCCTCAGGAGGGTGGGAGCTAAGGATTCTTGTCACATGCCAGATGTCCAGGCTGAGTCACCAAAGTGCCAAACTGGACTATTTAAAAACAGCGAGCACCTTACTTTTAGTGTATCTCAGGCCTCTACGATGGTGAACCTCTCACCAGGACTCCATTTCCAAAAGGCCTGGAATGACCTCTGAGGGATGCAGCAAAGAAACACAGGGCACAAAGAGAAAACTTGCTGGTTTTGAAGGGTCCCTGAAAAGGCCCCATGGATGGACCTGAAGCCAGGCAAAGCAGGAACCAGCTGTCAAATCTTTACTTTTGTGACACAGGACATGCAAAGCCTTGAAGAAGTTGACCAGAACtgaatggacacacacacacacacacacacacacacacacacacacacacacacacacagcatcccCTCACTTTTCTACCcagacctggaaaaaaacaagagcATCGGGACATTTTGTGCATTTTTCAGTGTGTGCATTATTGGAAAACTTCATTTTGCTTGTCAAAAGCCATATTAAATACAGAGACAGAAACATGGCCTCTGGCACGATCTTTTGTCCTTCCCATCTCCTGACCCACTTTCCACTTACAGCTGCTCAATGACCAAGACAGAGGTAGGCCCAGGTGGAAAAAAGGCGGGGCCTGGAAAAGGAACCTGCATGGCTCGCCAGCCTGAGCACAAGAGCCTCCCTCTTCTAGATGGGCAGCTGCCAGACTTGGCACCTAGAAGCGGGAGCCTGCTGCTGAATGGAGTCTGTTCGGCACACTCTTCCTCGAGGGCAGGATCCAACAGCCTACACTCCAGGAATTCCAGTGCTAGcagaaaatacttttctttttgttgtttggtttttcaaggtaggttcttgctgtagtccaggctgacctggaattcactacggagtctcaggctggccttgaactcagcaattctcctacctcggcctccagagtgctgggattaaaggtgtgcgccaccacgtccagccaagACagagacgtatgtgccactttattcaTCAGGCTTTACGCAGGGACTAGGGAagcaaacttgggtcattaggctttgcaggtgagcgccttaaccactgggcaatctctccagcctctggcagccatactttttttttattttttaatcatcaaTCAAGTTGTCTCTGTGTCTCCAGTAAGCTAGACCCATGACCTCATTTTCTCTGGAACCTGGTAGTTGAAGAAAACACACGACTGGGTTTCTAGGCCTTCTGGGCCAGGGTGACCAAGACGCAAAATGAGACTCTAATGAGGGGGGCACCTCTACCTCCTGCATGGCTTCTGCTTACTCAGCACCCAGAGCTGGGAGCACTCTGGGGGTTCCAACCTAAGGCGAATCTAGCAGGCCTCTGAGAGGCGCCGGGCTGGCAACACTCGGGGGGCAGCCTACACCACTCTCAGGAGAAAGCCCAGTCAGTAGCCAGCTCATCCTTTAGCTGAAAAAGATCTCCCTGACGTATTTTAATaggtcttcctcctcctcctccttctcctcttcggGGTTCATGTTGCAGGTAGAGTTGGAAGCTCCCGGCCCCTGGGAAGGGCTGAGGCCTAAAGCAGTTGTGTTTTTCCCACCATCCTCTTCCTCACTGCTGCTCCCAGGGGAACTGGTGCGAGGGGACCCTGCGCAGGATG
Encoded here:
- the Tmem140 gene encoding transmembrane protein 140 isoform X1, which produces MKRGEGHGISRVVQRTGEMALPRLWRLGHLPFVGIMLLVVLALCLMVYALLCKAGNIIDLPNLRIGFYNLCVWNEDLGSLQCHQPRELEALGVSQVGLALARLGVYGALVFTLFVPLTLLLAQCNGDEGEWQLAVVFLAMSSMLLAGGLGLFLSCMWKWVRLSLLGPGFLALGLAQASLILLLMATVMFPPRDKAKGKLESC
- the Tmem140 gene encoding transmembrane protein 140 isoform X2, whose product is MALPRLWRLGHLPFVGIMLLVVLALCLMVYALLCKAGNIIDLPNLRIGFYNLCVWNEDLGSLQCHQPRELEALGVSQVGLALARLGVYGALVFTLFVPLTLLLAQCNGDEGEWQLAVVFLAMSSMLLAGGLGLFLSCMWKWVRLSLLGPGFLALGLAQASLILLLMATVMFPPRDKAKGKLESC
- the Cyren gene encoding cell cycle regulator of non-homologous end joining isoform X2, which produces MRVPAVKTVYCMNEAEMVDVALGILIEGHKQEEPWKQPGHTDKPPRSSSCAGSPRTSSPGSSSEEEDGGKNTTALGLSPSQGPGASNSTCNMNPEEEKEEEEEDLLKYVREIFFS